The Ruminococcaceae bacterium BL-4 region ATCCGCTGCCATCAAATCACCGCATGCACCACAACCGGTAAATCCGCCGCCCGTTGTCATATTGGGATTATATCCACCGTACATTCCGCTGCGCTGATTCATAATTTGATTCATCGCTGTACGATACTCCATATTCTGTGGATCCATCTGAACAGCACGATTAAAATGATTGGTAGCTTCGTCCAGCCACCCTCGTTTATAAAGAACAGTTCCCTTTAAGAAATACCATTCTGCGTTACGATTTTCTCCAGGGACTCCATCCAAAATTTGCTCTGCATCGGAAATCCGTCCACTCATAATATAGCTGCGCACATCTCCAAAGCTGGAATTTTGTGCACCACCATAACCATAAGTGCCGCCATAGCCATAAGTACCACCGTAAGCACTGCCATAACCGCCTGTCTGCTGTCCAGAGCCACGGTTTTTACGCTGCGCCTGAATTGCATCATACGCTTCATTGATCTCTTTCATTTTTTCGCTGGCAAGGTCTGCAATCGGGCTTCCGGCATAATTATCAGGATGATATTTTTTAGCCAGATTGTGATAGGCAGTCTTAATTTCTTCGTCCGTTGCCGAAGGAGAAACGCCAAGTACCTGATAGGGGTCCGTCATTCTTTTTCCTCCTTACGAAATAACAGTTCTTTTTGCATTGCAGGTAATCCTTTTTGTATAATATTCTGCAAAATCGACTGAAAAGAAGTCCAATCCATCAGTGAAAATGCAGCGAGTAAACGTGAAAGGGTCAAATTTAAAGATGCATTTGCTTTTTGTCGTATGAAATCAAATTTCTCTTTCCCGGCTTTTTGAGTCAGCCCGGATTCTCTAATGAGACAGTTAAAGCTACCTGATTCCAAATCTTTTTCCAAGTCATCCGACGCGTCCATAATATAAACCCAGCGACCTAGAAAATATCCAAATTCATACAGCGTCCTTGAAAGCGGAGAAAAACTTTCTCCCCCTTCATGCTGCAAAATTTTTCCAAGCATCTGTGCTGTTGGAGACGCACAGGCATCCATCTTTTGCCCTTCCGTCTCCACCTGATTCTGTGCCGTCATTGTCTCTGTAACAATCTTGTCCATCCAAGGAAAATCAGCTTTCGCGCGTTTCTGTGCTCTGCGGGACAGCGGCAAAAGCAGTCGTGCACGAATTTTTCCTTTTCCACGATCCCGCAGGTCATCCTCAAGCTTAAAGCAAGTCATCAAAACACTTAAAGCTGCCGCCTGATGAAATGACTCTTCAGCATTTTGACAAAAACTGCATTTTTTCAGCGGATTGACCACACAATGCCCATCACTATAACAAGGCTTTTCTTTTCTCAAAGACATCAGAATCATGGTATAAAAAGTACAGTCATAACTTAGCGTTAACCGGGAAAGCCGACCATAATAACGGCCAAGATTTTTACATAACCCGCAGTATATCCCGCGATAACTTTCCCATTCCCGAACCAAAAGTTCAGGCTTAAACGGTCTGATATAACCAAACAACGGCACCCATCCTTACTCTCTACTAATAAAGATTAACTTATTGTACAATAAATCACCCGATGATTTGTTGAACAATGTGTTAATTTTGTCCGATTTTTGTAATCTTTTGCGGATCTACGAAAATGTTTCATAATCGCATCTGCAAAATTTTAGGCAAATTTTATAAAATTTATTGTTGATAGTTTCACATTCCTATGGTATGATAAATTTTGTAGAAAACAATAGTAGATATTCACTTTATGATAGGAGGGATTTTCGATGAAACTTTATGATATTGACATCGGAGATTTTATGCAGCTACTAGATCGTGCAAAAGGCGACGTAATTCTTGAAACAGATGACGGAAACAAGCTGAACCTCAAAAGTAAACTATGCCAGCTGTATGGTGTAAAACAGCTTTTGGAGAGTGCCAAAAATGCAACCATCACTGCAGAAATTAAACTAACGAATCCGGAAGATCAAATTTTGTTTTTAAAGTACCTGACAGATTCCACAACTCTTTAAGCTTTCAAAATTCACGAATTCCCCGAAACCCTATTTTCTTGGGTTTCGGGGGATTTTTTTGCAAAAATTCAGGTGTGCTCCAAAAGCTTACGAAGATACTGTCCTGTATAAGACTGTTCCACCGCTGCAATCTGCTCCGGCGTTCCTTTCGCAATGACCGTTCCACCACCGTCGCCGCCTTCCGGTCCAAGGTCGATCACATAATCTGCTGTCTTGATCAAATCCAGATTATGTTCAATCACAACTACAGTATTTCCTCCGTCCACCAGTCTCTGAAGGACTTCGATCAACTGATGCACATCAGCAATGTGCAGGCCGGTAGTCGGTTCGTCCAAAATATAAATCGTTCTGCCAGTGCTTCTTTTAGAAAGCTCCGCTGCCAACTTAACGCGCTGTGCTTCACCGCCTGAAAGCGTCGTTGCCGGCTGTCCAATTTTGATATATCCGAGTCCAACCTCCTGCAAAGTCTGCAGCCTTCTGGCAATTCGCGGAATTGCCCCGAAAAATTGTGCGCCCTCTTCGACCGTCATTTCCAGTACATCATAAATATTTTTTCCTTTATACTGAATTTCCAGCGTTTCGCGATTGTACCTCTTTCCGTGACAAGCATCACAAGGAACATAGATATCCGGTAAAAAATGCATTTCAATTTTAATAATGCCGTCGCCTTCACATGCCTCGCACCGACCGCCCTTCACATTGAAAGAAAAGCGGCTGGAAGAAAATCCCCGCAGTTTTGCCTCTTGTGTGCTCGCAAACAAATTGCGGATATCCGTAAAGACGCCCGTATAGGTAGCAGGATTGGAACGTGGAGTTCTGCCAATAGGTGACTGGTCGATCGCAATCACTTTATCCAATGCGGAAAGCCCAGTGATTTTTTTAAATTGTCCCGGCCTTGATTTAGCCCCATTTAATTCCCGTGCCAAATATTTATACAGAATTTCATTTATAAGGGAAGATTTTCCAGAACCGGAAACGCCAGTCACACAAATAAACGTGCCTAACGGAAAACTCACATCAATATTCTTTAGGTTATTCTGCTCAGCTCCCTCGATTTTTAAGAAATTCCCGTTCCCTTTCCTACGCTCTTTCGGGACCTCCACTTTCTTCTTCCCGCTCAGATACTGGCCGGTAATAGAAGCTTCACAATTTAAAATATCTTCCGGCTTGCCGTTAAAGACCACTTCTCCGCCGTGAATTCCAGCACCAGGACCAATATCCACCAGATGATCGGCAGCACGCATGGTATCCTCATCATGCTCTACAACAATCACAGTATTTCCCTGATCCCTCAGATGCTTTAATGTAGCAAGAAGTTTATCATTATCACGCTGATGCAGTCCGATACTGGGCTCGTCCAAAATATAGAGAACCCCCATTAAAGAGGAACCAATCTGCGTTGCAAGCCGAATTCGCTGACTTTCTCCTCCGGAAAGTGTCCCGGAACCGCGGCTGAGTGTCAGATATTCGAGGCCAACGCTCTTTAAAAATCCAAGTCTTGAAAAAATCTCTTTCAAAATTGGCTTTGCAATCATGGCATCTCGGCCTTCCAAATGCAAACCATGAAAGAAATCCAACGCCTTGTTGATGGAAAGGTCGCAAAGCTGCGAAATATTCAGCCCGCCTACCGTAACCGCCAGACTCATTGGGGACAAACGCTGTCCATGACAAGCATCGCACGGGATTGCGCTCATATAGGACTCGATTTCTTCCTTTACCCAGTTGCTGCTGGTCTCACGAAAACGGCGCTCCAGGTTATTAATAATCCCCTCAAAGGTCGTTAAATACTTTCCAGAACCATATTCATTTTTTCGGACGATTTGAATTTTTTCACCATCCGTACCATAGAGCAGAATCTGAATAATCTCCTCCGGCAAATTTTTGATCGGCGTTTTTAACGAAAAATGATAGTGCTTAGAAAGTGCTTCCATATACATCGAAGCAATCGTACTGCCCTCCATCGCCCAACCACTGGCTTTTAAGCCGCCCTGCGCAATGGAAAGATTTTTATCAGGAAGAATTCTCTCGGGATCAATTTTCATAAAAACGCCCAGTCCGGTGCATTTTGGACAAGCGCCAAAC contains the following coding sequences:
- a CDS encoding Molecular chaperone DnaJ, whose translation is MTDPYQVLGVSPSATDEEIKTAYHNLAKKYHPDNYAGSPIADLASEKMKEINEAYDAIQAQRKNRGSGQQTGGYGSAYGGTYGYGGTYGYGGAQNSSFGDVRSYIMSGRISDAEQILDGVPGENRNAEWYFLKGTVLYKRGWLDEATNHFNRAVQMDPQNMEYRTAMNQIMNQRSGMYGGYNPNMTTGGGFTGCGACGDLMAADMCCECMGGNLCPCIGFR
- a CDS encoding conserved protein of unknown function (Evidence 4 : Unknown function but conserved in other organisms); the encoded protein is MFGYIRPFKPELLVREWESYRGIYCGLCKNLGRYYGRLSRLTLSYDCTFYTMILMSLRKEKPCYSDGHCVVNPLKKCSFCQNAEESFHQAAALSVLMTCFKLEDDLRDRGKGKIRARLLLPLSRRAQKRAKADFPWMDKIVTETMTAQNQVETEGQKMDACASPTAQMLGKILQHEGGESFSPLSRTLYEFGYFLGRWVYIMDASDDLEKDLESGSFNCLIRESGLTQKAGKEKFDFIRQKANASLNLTLSRLLAAFSLMDWTSFQSILQNIIQKGLPAMQKELLFRKEEKE
- a CDS encoding conserved protein of unknown function (Evidence 4 : Unknown function but conserved in other organisms) codes for the protein MKLYDIDIGDFMQLLDRAKGDVILETDDGNKLNLKSKLCQLYGVKQLLESAKNATITAEIKLTNPEDQILFLKYLTDSTTL
- the uvrA gene encoding excinuclease ABC (subunit A) (Evidence 2a : Function from experimental evidences in other organisms; PubMedId : 11751826, 16267290, 16426634, 25713353, 27399782; Product type e : enzyme), coding for MEPKNIIIRGAREHNLKNISLEIPRDKLIVFTGLSGSGKSSLAFDTIYAEGQRRYVESLSSYARQFLGQMDKPDVDSIEGLSPAISIDQKTTSKNPRSTVGTVTEIYDYLRLLYARVGVPHCPICGREIRQQTIDQVVDRVLAMPEKTKIQILAPIVKARKGEHTKELEAARRSGFVRARIDGILYDLSEEIKLEKNKKHTIEIVVDRLVVTSSIRSRLADSLETASSLSQGLIVVSPVDGEDHAFSLNYACPEHGVGVDELTPRMFSFNNPFGACPKCTGLGVFMKIDPERILPDKNLSIAQGGLKASGWAMEGSTIASMYMEALSKHYHFSLKTPIKNLPEEIIQILLYGTDGEKIQIVRKNEYGSGKYLTTFEGIINNLERRFRETSSNWVKEEIESYMSAIPCDACHGQRLSPMSLAVTVGGLNISQLCDLSINKALDFFHGLHLEGRDAMIAKPILKEIFSRLGFLKSVGLEYLTLSRGSGTLSGGESQRIRLATQIGSSLMGVLYILDEPSIGLHQRDNDKLLATLKHLRDQGNTVIVVEHDEDTMRAADHLVDIGPGAGIHGGEVVFNGKPEDILNCEASITGQYLSGKKKVEVPKERRKGNGNFLKIEGAEQNNLKNIDVSFPLGTFICVTGVSGSGKSSLINEILYKYLARELNGAKSRPGQFKKITGLSALDKVIAIDQSPIGRTPRSNPATYTGVFTDIRNLFASTQEAKLRGFSSSRFSFNVKGGRCEACEGDGIIKIEMHFLPDIYVPCDACHGKRYNRETLEIQYKGKNIYDVLEMTVEEGAQFFGAIPRIARRLQTLQEVGLGYIKIGQPATTLSGGEAQRVKLAAELSKRSTGRTIYILDEPTTGLHIADVHQLIEVLQRLVDGGNTVVVIEHNLDLIKTADYVIDLGPEGGDGGGTVIAKGTPEQIAAVEQSYTGQYLRKLLEHT